One window of the Candidatus Neomarinimicrobiota bacterium genome contains the following:
- the nuoK gene encoding NADH-quinone oxidoreductase subunit NuoK, with product MDHLNSYLILSAILFSLGLYTVVTRRNAVAILMGVELILNAANINFVAFSKFVTHNLDGHLISVFIIMLAAAEAAVALAIILNLYNDRGHINVDEANALKQ from the coding sequence ATGGATCATCTGAATTCGTATCTCATTTTAAGTGCTATCCTGTTCAGCCTTGGTTTGTACACCGTTGTTACCCGTCGGAATGCAGTAGCCATTCTCATGGGAGTTGAGCTGATCCTGAATGCCGCCAATATCAATTTTGTGGCTTTCTCAAAGTTTGTGACTCATAATCTTGATGGACATCTGATCTCGGTATTTATCATTATGCTGGCTGCAGCAGAAGCTGCTGTTGCCCTGGCTATTATCTTGAACCTTTACAACGATCGCGGGCACATCAATGTTGATGAAGCCAACGCCCTGAAACAGTAG
- the nuoL gene encoding NADH-quinone oxidoreductase subunit L codes for MIKLALFILFLPLLSFVLQIFFGRRFEDRKGEWVSVGIQFSTLIMSLAMLVMMLSRGDPNFSLELHQSWLDLGLFKIDLGIYIDNITVIMLNVVAIISALVHLYSTAYMAGDVRYSRYFGFLGLFTFSMNGIVLANSLFMIYIFWELVGLSSYLLIGHWWEKDSAADAGKKAFITNRIGDIGMFTGMLIIATVLGTFNFQLIAERIHDGMWAANAGMLFGGIEPHKLLTIAGILVFLGAVGKSAQFPLHVWLPDAMEGPTPVSALIHAATMVAAGVYLTVRIFPFLTADAMATIAFVGGFTAIYAATIAITQNDIKKVLAYSTVSQLGYMIMALGTGAYVAGFFHLVTHAMFKGALFLASGSVIHAMHHSLHKLKDHETDPQDMRNMGGLRTKMPITFGVFMVTTAAISGIPLFSGFLSKDAILAGTWTYAANVHDGWLAHLHLAWLLPVFGFGAAAITAFYMFRLIFMTFYGEAKQPRIFKYIKESPKAMTIPLVVLAVMSLFIIFTLPSVNPISDHGWFTSVVQSPESAVTTGPAFDLEHFEHGLHEAHVPAMITSIVVAGLGILLAVLVYLLGKISAEKLAIKLGALYRGSFNKWYMDEFYINGIIRPFLKGCDAVGRFDMDFYDHYLINGWGRNTKRASKGVGLADDLIVDGAVNFSGVIFQWLGWTLKFIQTGKIQNYLIFVLIGAALLFAVNVF; via the coding sequence ATGATTAAATTAGCACTATTTATCCTGTTCCTCCCCCTGCTCTCATTCGTGCTGCAGATATTTTTTGGTAGACGCTTTGAAGACCGGAAAGGGGAGTGGGTTTCAGTTGGAATTCAATTCAGTACTTTGATCATGTCTCTGGCGATGCTGGTCATGATGCTATCCAGGGGTGATCCAAACTTTAGTCTCGAGCTGCATCAAAGCTGGCTGGATCTGGGCTTATTCAAGATTGACCTGGGAATTTACATTGACAATATCACTGTGATCATGCTCAATGTGGTAGCCATAATTTCAGCTTTGGTTCACCTCTATTCAACCGCTTACATGGCTGGCGATGTGCGTTACTCAAGATATTTTGGCTTTCTGGGGCTTTTCACTTTCTCAATGAATGGTATCGTGTTGGCCAATAGCTTGTTCATGATTTACATCTTCTGGGAATTGGTGGGACTATCATCCTATCTGCTCATTGGGCACTGGTGGGAGAAGGATTCCGCTGCCGATGCCGGCAAAAAAGCCTTTATCACCAATCGTATCGGTGATATCGGAATGTTCACGGGCATGTTGATTATTGCTACCGTTTTGGGAACCTTTAATTTTCAATTGATCGCTGAACGGATCCATGATGGAATGTGGGCTGCCAACGCTGGGATGCTTTTTGGCGGGATTGAACCTCACAAATTGTTGACCATCGCCGGTATTCTGGTGTTTTTGGGAGCTGTGGGAAAATCGGCTCAATTTCCCCTACACGTCTGGTTACCCGATGCCATGGAAGGTCCTACACCTGTTTCTGCATTGATTCATGCTGCAACCATGGTTGCAGCCGGTGTATATCTCACTGTTCGAATCTTTCCCTTTCTTACTGCTGATGCCATGGCCACCATTGCCTTTGTAGGTGGTTTTACAGCCATTTATGCTGCTACTATCGCCATCACTCAGAACGATATAAAAAAAGTATTGGCTTACTCAACAGTCAGTCAATTGGGCTATATGATCATGGCCCTGGGCACAGGTGCCTATGTGGCTGGATTTTTTCATCTGGTAACTCATGCCATGTTCAAGGGTGCCCTGTTTTTGGCTTCCGGTTCTGTGATCCATGCCATGCATCATAGTCTGCATAAACTTAAAGATCATGAAACAGATCCTCAGGATATGCGCAATATGGGTGGTTTACGAACCAAGATGCCCATTACCTTTGGTGTGTTCATGGTAACCACTGCAGCAATTTCCGGTATCCCCCTATTCTCCGGTTTTCTCAGTAAAGATGCCATTCTTGCCGGGACCTGGACCTATGCCGCAAACGTGCATGATGGCTGGCTGGCTCATCTGCATCTGGCCTGGCTGTTACCTGTCTTCGGATTTGGCGCTGCTGCCATTACTGCTTTTTACATGTTTCGACTGATCTTTATGACTTTCTACGGTGAAGCCAAACAGCCCAGGATATTTAAGTATATTAAAGAATCTCCCAAAGCTATGACCATTCCACTGGTGGTGTTGGCTGTAATGTCTTTATTCATAATCTTCACCTTGCCTTCCGTGAATCCGATCTCGGATCATGGTTGGTTCACTTCAGTTGTTCAATCACCAGAAAGTGCGGTTACAACAGGACCTGCTTTCGATCTGGAACATTTTGAACATGGTTTACATGAAGCTCATGTTCCTGCCATGATAACTTCAATTGTGGTGGCTGGTTTAGGTATTTTACTGGCTGTTCTGGTGTACCTGCTGGGTAAAATATCAGCCGAAAAACTGGCTATTAAACTGGGAGCCCTCTACCGCGGCTCATTTAACAAATGGTACATGGATGAATTTTACATCAACGGCATCATCCGACCCTTTTTAAAGGGGTGCGACGCAGTTGGTCGTTTTGATATGGACTTTTATGATCACTACCTGATCAATGGCTGGGGTCGAAATACTAAACGAGCTTCCAAAGGGGTTGGCCTGGCTGATGATCTCATCGTTGATGGTGCCGTAAACTTTTCCGGTGTCATCTTTCAATGGTTGGGCTGGACGCTGAAGTTCATCCAAACTGGTAAAATTCAAAATTATCTTATTTTTGTACTGATCGGCGCAGCGCTGTTGTTTGCCGTCAATGTATTCTAG
- a CDS encoding NADH-quinone oxidoreductase subunit J, whose product MADLLFWMIWVLVVASAALVAFGNNLIHSVFALMGTFLGVAGIYIFLNADFLAVTQIVVYVGGILVLLVFGIMLTNKISSARISQSSVQKWLGLVVVLSVLTIILTAVLPHDWTGSIMPLAFEETVSGIGRLLFTDYLILFEIASVLLLGALIGAATLARKEL is encoded by the coding sequence ATGGCTGATCTTCTTTTCTGGATGATCTGGGTACTGGTCGTTGCATCAGCCGCTCTGGTTGCATTCGGGAATAACCTGATCCATTCGGTGTTTGCCCTCATGGGAACTTTTCTGGGAGTCGCCGGAATCTATATTTTTCTTAACGCAGACTTTTTGGCTGTGACTCAGATCGTTGTTTATGTGGGCGGTATTCTGGTTCTGCTTGTTTTCGGGATCATGCTTACCAACAAGATCAGTTCAGCCCGGATATCTCAAAGTTCAGTTCAAAAATGGTTGGGTCTGGTAGTTGTATTGAGTGTTTTGACTATCATTCTAACGGCAGTATTACCCCATGACTGGACCGGGTCGATCATGCCCCTGGCTTTTGAAGAGACTGTCAGCGGAATTGGTAGATTGTTGTTTACTGACTACCTGATCCTGTTTGAGATCGCTTCTGTGCTCCTGCTGGGAGCATTGATTGGTGCAGCAACCCTGGCCAGAAAGGAGCTGTAA
- a CDS encoding NADH-quinone oxidoreductase subunit M — MENHLLSIVTFLPIFGAVVIALVPKEKLNWIRWGAAAITGLQLILAIWILKVFDFSTADVQLVEHYAWIPDFNIEYFMGIDGLSAPMVLLTALLSFLAVFTSWNIDKAQKGYFALFLLLDAGMMGVFVSLDFFLFYIFWEVMLLPMYFLIGIWGGPQREYAAIKFFLYTLFGSVLLLLGMLALYFISEPHTFNMLILAEQSAEFGKAVLLGMNAGKVIFILLFIGFAIKVPIFPFHTWLPLAHVEAPTAISVILAGVLLKMGTYGFLRISFPILKEAAIWFALPLAILGLINIIYGAMAAMAQRDLKKMVAYSSVSHMGFVLLGMAALTPAGMNGAVFQMFNHGTISAMLFMLVGVVYDRAHHRDIEGFGGIAKVVPIYAGVTAMAFFAGLGLPGFSGFISEALCFIGAFPVFTWITIFATVGIVLNAGYFLWAYQRIFMGELNSKYEKLEEINNRELFALIPLAIITFFLGVYPTPMLNLMSSSLNHLVEVVKAAGMVAGL; from the coding sequence ATGGAAAATCATCTACTAAGCATTGTAACCTTTCTGCCCATTTTTGGTGCAGTGGTCATTGCATTGGTCCCCAAAGAAAAGTTGAATTGGATTCGCTGGGGTGCTGCTGCCATAACCGGTCTTCAGCTGATCCTGGCTATCTGGATCTTAAAGGTCTTTGATTTCTCAACTGCCGATGTACAGCTGGTTGAACATTATGCCTGGATCCCTGATTTCAATATCGAATATTTCATGGGAATTGACGGACTCAGTGCTCCCATGGTGCTTTTAACAGCTCTGCTAAGTTTTCTGGCTGTATTCACCTCATGGAACATCGATAAGGCTCAGAAAGGCTATTTCGCTCTATTTTTGCTGCTTGACGCAGGCATGATGGGTGTTTTCGTTTCACTGGATTTCTTTTTGTTCTACATTTTTTGGGAGGTTATGCTCCTACCCATGTATTTCCTGATTGGGATCTGGGGTGGACCGCAACGCGAATATGCTGCTATTAAATTCTTCCTGTACACTCTTTTTGGCTCAGTGCTCCTGTTGTTGGGAATGCTGGCACTCTACTTTATTTCAGAACCCCATACCTTTAACATGTTGATCCTGGCGGAGCAATCTGCTGAATTTGGGAAAGCCGTTTTGCTGGGGATGAATGCGGGGAAGGTGATCTTTATCCTGCTCTTCATCGGTTTTGCCATTAAAGTACCCATCTTTCCTTTTCACACCTGGTTACCACTGGCTCACGTTGAAGCACCCACAGCAATCTCCGTGATCCTGGCCGGTGTCCTGCTGAAAATGGGGACATACGGATTTTTACGTATCAGCTTTCCAATTCTTAAGGAAGCCGCCATCTGGTTTGCCCTGCCCCTGGCGATTCTGGGTTTGATCAATATTATCTATGGCGCCATGGCAGCTATGGCACAAAGGGATCTGAAGAAAATGGTAGCCTACTCATCGGTTTCCCACATGGGTTTTGTCCTATTGGGTATGGCTGCTCTTACACCTGCCGGGATGAATGGAGCTGTTTTTCAAATGTTTAATCACGGTACCATATCAGCGATGCTCTTTATGCTGGTTGGTGTCGTTTATGATAGAGCTCATCATCGGGATATTGAAGGTTTTGGTGGTATTGCCAAGGTGGTTCCCATCTATGCCGGGGTCACAGCCATGGCTTTCTTTGCTGGTCTGGGTTTACCTGGATTCTCCGGATTTATTTCAGAAGCACTTTGCTTTATTGGTGCATTCCCGGTTTTTACCTGGATCACTATCTTCGCCACAGTGGGTATCGTACTGAATGCCGGGTATTTTTTGTGGGCTTATCAGCGGATATTCATGGGTGAGCTTAACAGTAAATATGAGAAGCTGGAAGAGATCAATAATCGCGAACTGTTTGCCCTGATTCCCCTGGCCATTATCACTTTCTTCCTGGGCGTCTATCCCACCCCCATGTTGAATCTGATGAGCAGCTCGTTGAATCATTTGGTCGAGGTTGTTAAAGCCGCCGGAATGGTTGCTGGACTGTAG
- a CDS encoding 4Fe-4S binding protein, with translation MSYFSNITNAVGTLIEGMKVTMGYFVRPREHVTLQYPDEVWPIPTRNIGVGELDTYNTIRSKLTVDIDDCIGCKACERACPVNCIHIDTYKGGPDDDLGITSNGTKKKLLTASFIIDMSECMFCDLCTHPCPEDCITMTPDYQFISNDNLKTDVTPEQRWRDKNLLIYQFSKVSEAERQRLKAEADAAAKAKAEIMAAKKAAAAKAAEEKAEKEARDIAASTESTLEPDRNVTAEALADPVPKVIPTAEDPAPVETSMPEASPVAGSSAPAETAIPKTDTEVDIPLESVTREASHEAPEKPGIDPTVIETPVDPEVSATKESENG, from the coding sequence ATGAGTTATTTTAGTAATATTACCAATGCAGTAGGAACCCTCATAGAAGGGATGAAGGTGACCATGGGATATTTTGTACGACCCCGTGAACACGTTACTCTACAATACCCGGATGAGGTCTGGCCCATTCCCACGCGCAATATTGGTGTAGGTGAACTGGATACTTACAATACCATCCGCTCCAAGTTGACTGTGGATATTGATGATTGTATTGGATGTAAAGCTTGTGAGCGAGCTTGTCCGGTTAATTGTATTCATATTGACACTTATAAAGGTGGTCCCGATGATGATCTCGGCATCACCAGCAATGGCACCAAGAAAAAATTATTAACTGCCAGCTTCATTATTGATATGAGTGAGTGCATGTTCTGTGATCTGTGTACCCATCCTTGTCCTGAGGATTGTATCACCATGACTCCGGATTATCAGTTTATCAGCAATGATAATTTGAAAACAGATGTTACACCGGAACAACGCTGGCGGGACAAGAATTTATTGATCTATCAATTCTCAAAAGTATCTGAGGCTGAGCGACAAAGACTCAAAGCAGAAGCGGATGCCGCAGCCAAAGCTAAAGCAGAGATCATGGCCGCCAAAAAGGCTGCCGCTGCCAAAGCTGCTGAGGAAAAGGCTGAAAAAGAAGCCCGGGATATAGCTGCTTCCACTGAAAGCACTCTGGAACCTGATAGAAATGTGACAGCCGAAGCTTTGGCTGATCCCGTACCGAAAGTGATCCCAACTGCTGAAGATCCAGCACCTGTTGAAACATCCATGCCGGAAGCGTCCCCTGTGGCTGGGAGTTCTGCACCTGCTGAAACAGCTATTCCGAAAACGGATACGGAAGTGGATATCCCGCTTGAATCTGTTACCAGGGAAGCGAGTCATGAGGCGCCTGAAAAGCCTGGTATCGATCCAACAGTAATTGAAACACCGGTAGATCCTGAAGTATCTGCCACAAAGGAGAGTGAAAATGGCTGA